In the Diceros bicornis minor isolate mBicDic1 chromosome 22, mDicBic1.mat.cur, whole genome shotgun sequence genome, one interval contains:
- the LOC131419784 gene encoding major facilitator superfamily domain-containing protein 1-like gives MCFLGFGSYFCYDNPAALQTQIKGDMQVNTTKFMLLYAWYSWPNVVVCFFGGFLIDRVFGIRWGTIIFRCFVCIGQVVFALGGIFNAFWLMEFGRFVFGIGGESLAVAQNTYAVSWFKGKELNLVFGLQLSMARIGSTVNMNLMGWLYSKVEALLGSAGHTTLGVTLLIGGITCILSLICALVLAYLDQRAERILDKEKGKTGEVIKLTDVKDFSLPLWLIFIICVCYYVAMFPFIGLGKVFFIEKFGFSSEAASVINSVVYVISAPMSPVFGLLVDKTGKNIIWVLCAVAATLASHMMLAFTLWNPWIAMCLLGLSYSLLACALWPMVAFVVPEHQLGTAYGFMQSIQNLGLAIVSIIAGMILDTRGYLFLEVFFIACVSLSLLSVVLLYLVNCAQDGNLNYSARQREEIKFSHTE, from the coding sequence ATGTGCTTCCTAGGCTTCGGCAGCTATTTTTGCTATGATAATCCTGCTGCCCTTCAGACTCAGATTAAAGGGGATATGCAGGTGAATACCACGAAATTCATGCTGCTGTATGCCTGGTATTCTTGGCCCAATGTGGTGGTGTGTTTCTTTGGTGGCTTTCTGATAGACCGAGTATTTGGAATACGATGGGGCACCATTATTTTTAGATGCTTTGTTTGCATTGGACAGGTGGTTTTTGCTCTGGGTGGAATATTTAATGCTTTTTGGCTGATGGAATTTGGAAGGTTTGTGTTTGGGATTGGTGGGGAGTCCTTAGCAGTTGCCCAGAATACATATGCTGTGAGTTGGTTTAAAGGCAAAGAATTAAACTTGGTGTTTGGACTCCAACTTAGCATGGCTAGAATTGGGAGTACAGTGAACATGAACCTCATGGGATGGCTGTACTCTAAGGTTGAAGCTTTGTTGGGTTCTGCTGGTCACACAACCCTGGGGGTCACACTTCTAATTGGGGGTATAACATGTATTCTTTCACTAATTTGTGCCTTGGTCCTTGCTTACTTGGATCAGAGAGCAGAAAGAATCCttgataaagaaaaaggaaaaacaggtgAAGTTATTAAGTTAACTGATGTGAAGGACTTCTCCTTACCCCTGTGGCTCATATTTATCATCTGCGTCTGCTATTACGTTGCCATGTTCCCTTTCATTGGACTTGGGAAAGTTTTCTTTATAGAGAAATTTGGATTTTCTTCTGAGGCAGCAAGTGTGATTAACAGTGTTGTGTATGTCATATCAGCTCCCATGTCCCCAGTATTTGGGCTCCTGGTGGATAAAACAGGAAAGAACATTATTTGGGTCCTGTGTGCAGTGGCAGCCACCCTTGCATCCCACATGATGCTGGCCTTTACGCTCTGGAACCCTTGGATTGCTATGTGTCTCCTGGGACTCTCTTATTCATTACTTGCCTGTGCATTGTGGCCAATGGTGGCATTTGTAGTTCCTGAGCATCAACTGGGAACTGCATATGGCTTCATGCAGTCCATTCAGAACCTTGGGTTGGCGATCGTTTCCATCATTGCTGGCATGATATTGGATACTCGGGGATATTTGTTTTTAGAAGTTTTCTTCATTGCCTGTGTTTCTTTGTCACTTTTATCTGTGGTCTTACTCTATTTGGTGAATTGTGCCCAAGATGGGAACCTAAATTATTCTGCAAgacaaagggaagaaataaaattttcccaTACTGAATGA